One window from the genome of Ktedonobacterales bacterium encodes:
- a CDS encoding PQQ-binding-like beta-propeller repeat protein has protein sequence MKPDEDQEATLPPEEEPAGSASGIPAPDEDQEATLPSEEAAASGSASDSPSAPLTARRFRGPSRRLFSWGGAIAAVLVVALITTTLIISHQSPAGPVVQRHATPTPTPRPLPVLSVYGFTRQVSPPPGGFELDGPPIQGFASAPRPQYKGRVFALNAADGTVRWQYTIPDGAGTSQVVADTVFYVGASDGNIFAFDTRDGTLLWVVKLLQYSTVEQVADGIVYASSTGKSAQGFYALDARSGKQLWQFTKKASFDLVADGAVYLSSGGFDFGFAPFPGTIPALAANVSARGEAASSPGTVYALDARTGAERWHFQHQGSLSAWRVGDGQVYVTGYQIPNSTSVFIVSQNFTLYVLDASTGKLHWFYPKKPSSKLSPVGVENGLVYLFSNNELVPFTSPQQVSSPDTLSALSASDGSVKWHTQIQAGPIRLPIGEKISISLGGDAAALSGGVIYVGNFIDPFAAYNASTGARLWRNTELQNPSLQMAADGVVYVGEQVSVKRVGLYALKASTGKALWKSLGKRLSIDGVVNGVVYVSSDDVGPPVTPRSNDNVVSARDASTGAVRWTYTLGKETATILVR, from the coding sequence ATGAAGCCTGATGAAGATCAAGAAGCAACGCTTCCGCCCGAAGAAGAACCGGCTGGCTCTGCTTCGGGAATCCCTGCGCCTGATGAAGATCAAGAAGCGACGCTTCCATCCGAAGAAGCCGCCGCGTCTGGCTCTGCTTCCGACAGCCCATCTGCGCCGCTGACGGCGAGGCGGTTCCGGGGTCCATCGCGCCGCCTCTTTTCCTGGGGGGGTGCGATTGCCGCTGTACTGGTGGTGGCGTTGATTACGACGACGCTGATTATCAGCCATCAATCTCCTGCTGGCCCGGTGGTCCAGAGGCATGCGACCCCGACGCCGACCCCCAGGCCGCTGCCTGTGCTGAGCGTCTATGGGTTCACCCGGCAGGTCAGCCCCCCGCCAGGCGGTTTTGAGCTTGATGGGCCGCCCATACAGGGATTCGCCAGCGCGCCCAGGCCACAGTACAAGGGCAGGGTCTTTGCGCTCAACGCGGCAGACGGAACGGTGCGCTGGCAATATACGATTCCAGACGGCGCTGGAACGTCGCAGGTGGTGGCGGATACGGTGTTCTATGTTGGCGCAAGCGATGGCAATATCTTTGCGTTTGATACGAGGGATGGCACGCTGCTCTGGGTCGTCAAGCTGCTTCAATACTCTACGGTTGAGCAGGTGGCGGATGGTATTGTCTATGCTTCGTCTACGGGCAAGTCAGCGCAGGGTTTTTACGCGCTGGATGCCAGGAGCGGCAAGCAGCTCTGGCAGTTTACGAAGAAAGCCAGCTTTGATCTGGTCGCGGATGGCGCCGTCTATCTCAGTTCTGGCGGCTTCGACTTCGGCTTTGCGCCCTTTCCTGGCACGATTCCGGCGCTGGCCGCCAATGTGAGCGCGCGCGGCGAAGCCGCGTCGTCGCCCGGAACGGTCTACGCGCTGGACGCCAGGACTGGCGCGGAACGCTGGCATTTCCAGCATCAGGGCAGCCTTTCGGCCTGGCGCGTGGGCGACGGCCAGGTCTATGTGACCGGATACCAGATACCGAACTCCACAAGCGTTTTCATCGTCTCTCAAAACTTTACCCTGTATGTTCTGGATGCCAGCACCGGCAAGCTGCACTGGTTCTATCCCAAGAAGCCTTCGAGCAAGTTATCGCCGGTAGGGGTGGAGAACGGCCTGGTGTATCTGTTCTCCAACAATGAACTCGTCCCTTTCACCAGCCCGCAGCAAGTGTCAAGCCCCGATACCCTCTCTGCTTTGAGCGCCAGCGATGGCTCAGTCAAGTGGCATACACAGATACAAGCCGGGCCGATTCGGCTGCCCATTGGGGAGAAAATTAGTATCTCCCTGGGCGGGGATGCTGCCGCGCTCAGCGGCGGGGTAATCTATGTGGGCAACTTTATTGATCCCTTCGCCGCGTACAACGCCAGCACTGGCGCGCGCCTCTGGAGGAATACAGAGCTACAGAACCCCAGTCTCCAGATGGCGGCGGATGGGGTGGTTTATGTGGGTGAGCAAGTCTCGGTGAAGCGGGTGGGCCTGTACGCGCTGAAAGCCAGTACCGGCAAGGCGCTGTGGAAGTCACTTGGTAAGCGGCTCTCTATAGATGGGGTTGTGAATGGCGTGGTCTATGTCAGTTCAGATGATGTAGGGCCGCCCGTCACGCCCAGGTCGAACGACAACGTTGTCTCTGCCCGCGACGCCAGCACTGGCGCGGTGCGCTGGACGTACACGCTGGGGAAGGAGACGGCGACTATTCTCGTTCGGTAA
- a CDS encoding amidase: protein MPHHTAQLDPFASARAMLDALEVRQISATELLEQHLTRIARHNPTLNAIVIPNEEQARRQAAQADAAYERGQWLGPLHGLPLTIKDCIEVAGLRTTAGAREFAENVSKESGPVARRVLDAGAVLIGKTNVPPYAGDWQANNPIFGRTNNPWDLSRSPGGSTGGGAAALAAGLTPLEFGSDIGGSIRVPAAFCGLYGHRPSDSAVPRNGHIPGSPIPNPALVMAVQGPLARSAADLELALDVIAGPVIGEDVAWRLELPPARHTSLADFRVAVLPRADWLPVDGEIGAALDDLVSRLSRLGAKVGEAQPEGYDLRKHEETYAALLSLYIFSDVPDEARPQIAAGLERSADPFAQAQLLGLTATTPQFLRLLQRRERERAQFRAFFRDWDVLLTPVTITPAFAHVDPDLSFPARTLTINGETVSYQRMQVYPGVATLIGHPATAFPCGRTRGGLPIGLQAIGPYLEDRTPIAFAALLEKAFGGFTPPPGYSE, encoded by the coding sequence ATGCCTCATCACACAGCACAGCTTGACCCCTTTGCCTCTGCGCGGGCCATGCTTGACGCGCTGGAAGTGCGCCAGATTTCCGCGACAGAACTGCTGGAGCAGCACCTGACGCGCATCGCGCGCCACAATCCGACGCTCAACGCCATCGTCATCCCCAACGAGGAGCAGGCGCGGCGGCAGGCGGCCCAGGCCGACGCAGCCTACGAGCGCGGGCAGTGGCTGGGGCCGCTGCATGGGCTGCCGCTGACCATCAAAGACTGTATCGAGGTCGCGGGCCTGCGCACCACAGCGGGCGCGCGGGAGTTTGCCGAAAACGTCTCCAAAGAGAGCGGGCCGGTAGCCCGGCGCGTGCTGGACGCTGGCGCGGTGCTGATCGGCAAGACCAACGTGCCACCCTATGCGGGCGACTGGCAGGCGAACAATCCCATCTTTGGGCGCACCAATAACCCCTGGGACTTGAGCCGCAGCCCCGGCGGCAGCACTGGCGGCGGCGCGGCGGCCCTGGCCGCTGGCCTGACCCCACTGGAGTTTGGCAGCGACATCGGCGGCTCCATTCGCGTGCCTGCTGCCTTCTGCGGCCTCTACGGCCACCGGCCCAGCGACAGCGCCGTCCCGCGCAATGGGCATATCCCCGGCTCGCCCATTCCGAATCCGGCGCTGGTAATGGCGGTGCAGGGGCCGCTGGCGCGCAGCGCCGCCGACCTGGAACTGGCGCTCGATGTGATTGCTGGCCCCGTCATCGGCGAGGATGTAGCCTGGCGGCTGGAACTGCCCCCGGCGCGGCATACCTCGCTGGCCGATTTTCGCGTGGCTGTCTTGCCGCGCGCCGACTGGTTGCCGGTGGATGGGGAGATCGGCGCGGCGCTGGATGACCTGGTCTCGCGGCTCAGCCGTCTGGGCGCAAAGGTTGGCGAGGCGCAGCCGGAGGGCTACGATCTGCGCAAGCACGAAGAAACCTATGCCGCGCTGCTGAGCCTGTATATCTTCTCCGACGTACCCGATGAGGCGCGCCCGCAGATCGCGGCGGGGCTGGAACGCTCGGCGGACCCGTTCGCCCAGGCGCAGCTTCTCGGCCTGACGGCCACCACGCCGCAGTTCCTGCGCCTGCTGCAACGCCGCGAGCGCGAGCGCGCCCAGTTCCGCGCCTTCTTCCGCGACTGGGACGTGCTGCTGACACCCGTGACGATCACGCCCGCCTTCGCGCACGTTGATCCCGACCTCTCGTTCCCGGCGCGCACGCTGACGATCAACGGGGAAACGGTCTCCTACCAGCGCATGCAGGTCTATCCAGGCGTGGCAACGCTCATCGGGCATCCTGCGACGGCTTTTCCCTGCGGGCGCACCAGAGGCGGCCTGCCCATTGGCTTGCAGGCTATCGGCCCCTATCTGGAAGACCGCACGCCCATCGCCTTTGCCGCGCTGCTGGAAAAAGCCTTCGGCGGTTTCACGCCGCCACCAGGCTATAGCGAATAA
- a CDS encoding RNA methyltransferase: protein MGEQVILEGHISVSAALRSGNRPIQIIYAQRNVADEALQSLASLARAAGVKIQLVGNDRIEAYATGRSHGGIIALAGPRRMLALEELLGKQGAPFIVMVDGVEDPFNFGAAIRSLYAAGADGLVVRPRNWTSAGIVARASAGASELIPTALARTPHEAAAFFRQRGLLIACATHHNNAASLYTADLSVPLFLLIGGEKRGITRSFVERADLHLSIPYTRTDAHSLGAAAATSIIAFEIMRQRRQERARG from the coding sequence ATGGGAGAGCAGGTAATCCTCGAAGGACATATCTCGGTCAGCGCCGCGCTCAGGTCGGGCAATCGCCCCATTCAGATCATCTACGCGCAAAGAAACGTGGCCGACGAGGCGCTCCAGTCGCTGGCATCGCTCGCCAGAGCCGCCGGAGTCAAGATACAACTGGTTGGCAACGATAGGATTGAGGCGTATGCCACCGGCAGGAGTCACGGAGGTATCATTGCCCTGGCCGGGCCAAGAAGAATGCTCGCGCTGGAGGAATTATTGGGGAAGCAGGGCGCGCCGTTCATCGTCATGGTGGATGGTGTGGAAGACCCGTTTAACTTCGGGGCAGCCATCCGGTCCTTGTACGCGGCGGGCGCTGATGGGCTGGTCGTGCGCCCGCGCAACTGGACTTCGGCGGGAATCGTCGCCAGGGCGTCGGCTGGAGCCTCAGAACTTATCCCTACCGCCCTTGCCAGGACGCCGCACGAAGCCGCCGCCTTTTTCCGCCAACGCGGCCTGCTCATCGCCTGCGCTACCCATCATAACAACGCGGCGTCTCTCTATACTGCCGACCTTTCGGTCCCGCTCTTCTTACTGATCGGTGGGGAAAAACGCGGCATCACCCGTTCATTTGTGGAGCGCGCAGACCTGCATCTCTCCATCCCCTATACGCGAACCGATGCGCACTCCCTGGGCGCCGCCGCCGCCACGTCAATCATCGCCTTCGAGATCATGCGCCAGCGCCGCCAGGAGCGGGCAAGGGGGTAG
- a CDS encoding DUF4332 domain-containing protein — MAHKISEIKDLDPGIQARLEQGKIHTVEDLLNATSTPLQRAALAKQLNVNPNQLTEWINRADLMRLKGVGKEMANLLEESGVDSCKELQHRKSDKLQAKLKEINDSKHITHHAPTLAQVEEWITESSAYAQHA, encoded by the coding sequence ATGGCACACAAAATAAGCGAGATTAAAGACCTTGACCCTGGCATTCAGGCCAGGTTAGAGCAGGGAAAGATTCACACCGTCGAAGATTTGCTGAACGCAACCAGCACTCCCCTGCAGCGCGCCGCGCTGGCAAAGCAGTTGAATGTCAACCCAAACCAACTGACCGAGTGGATCAACCGCGCCGACCTCATGCGGTTGAAAGGGGTTGGCAAGGAAATGGCGAATCTGCTTGAGGAGAGCGGCGTGGATTCCTGCAAAGAACTTCAGCACCGCAAATCCGACAAACTCCAGGCGAAGCTGAAGGAGATCAACGACAGCAAACATATCACGCACCACGCGCCAACTCTGGCGCAAGTGGAAGAGTGGATTACGGAGTCGTCGGCTTACGCGCAGCATGCGTAA
- a CDS encoding TetR family transcriptional regulator, whose protein sequence is MARKTKEEAAATRQALLDAALIVFSQKGYAAARLEEIAENAGVSRGAIYWHFGSKAELYSILVDETMGRIQGVVDRAVSGGGSWLDIQRRVMIYIITLLEEDETYRAVQELTILKTGLAPELGEGMRKKQEAMRQLEEEIAGYYREGIALGEVRANLDPVIAARAMLAYLNGVSLNWLLDQQAFSLRESAPALVDVFMYDIAARPA, encoded by the coding sequence ATGGCTCGCAAAACCAAAGAAGAGGCTGCCGCCACGCGCCAGGCGCTGCTGGACGCCGCGCTGATCGTCTTCAGCCAGAAAGGCTACGCGGCGGCGCGCCTGGAAGAGATAGCCGAAAACGCGGGTGTCTCGCGCGGCGCCATTTACTGGCACTTTGGCTCGAAGGCCGAACTCTATAGCATCCTGGTAGATGAGACGATGGGGCGCATTCAGGGTGTAGTGGATCGCGCCGTCAGCGGGGGAGGCAGTTGGCTGGATATTCAGCGCCGCGTGATGATCTACATTATTACCCTGCTCGAAGAGGATGAAACCTATCGCGCTGTGCAGGAACTGACCATACTCAAAACCGGCCTTGCTCCAGAGTTGGGTGAGGGCATGCGCAAAAAACAGGAAGCTATGCGCCAGCTTGAAGAAGAGATCGCTGGATACTATCGAGAGGGCATCGCGCTCGGCGAAGTGCGCGCCAACCTTGACCCGGTGATTGCCGCGCGCGCGATGCTCGCTTATCTCAACGGCGTCAGCCTGAACTGGCTGCTCGACCAGCAGGCATTCTCCCTGCGCGAGAGCGCCCCCGCGCTGGTAGATGTGTTCATGTACGATATTGCTGCCCGGCCAGCATAG
- a CDS encoding ATP-binding cassette domain-containing protein: MEMIETQKLAKTFKSRKGAVEAVRGVDLRVNQGEIFGFLGPNGAGKTTTMRMLSTLLDPTGGQAKVCGYDLRREPKRVRMQIGYVGQKGGAEPKETGRENMVLQARLYGMSKANARQRAAELITRLDLEPYADRLVSTYSGGQRRRLDIAMGMMHRPRLLILDEPTTGLDPQSRMRIWDEIRSLRSEGMTIFLTTHYMDEADILCDRLAIIDNGKIVGEDTPNALKQQIAGDIISLGLNIQNGASAQVKEKLSAQSFLRELQETEVGLQLYVERGEEVLPEVLRLLDHNGTSIRTVTLARPTLEDVFLRLTGRSLREERTA, encoded by the coding sequence ATGGAGATGATCGAGACGCAGAAGCTGGCGAAGACCTTTAAGTCGCGCAAAGGCGCTGTCGAAGCGGTGCGCGGCGTGGATCTGCGCGTGAACCAGGGCGAAATCTTTGGCTTCCTGGGGCCAAACGGCGCGGGCAAGACCACCACCATGCGTATGCTCTCAACGCTGCTGGACCCAACGGGCGGGCAGGCGAAAGTCTGCGGCTATGACCTACGGCGCGAACCAAAGCGCGTGCGCATGCAGATCGGCTATGTCGGCCAGAAGGGCGGCGCGGAGCCAAAAGAAACCGGGCGCGAGAACATGGTGCTGCAAGCGCGGCTCTATGGCATGAGCAAAGCCAATGCCCGCCAGCGCGCCGCCGAACTGATTACCAGGCTCGATCTGGAGCCATACGCTGACCGGCTTGTCAGCACCTACTCTGGTGGGCAGCGCCGCCGCCTGGATATTGCTATGGGCATGATGCACCGGCCACGTCTGCTCATTCTGGATGAACCCACCACCGGCCTGGACCCACAGAGCCGCATGCGCATTTGGGACGAGATACGCAGCCTGCGCTCCGAGGGCATGACGATCTTCCTGACCACTCACTACATGGATGAAGCCGACATTCTCTGTGATCGCCTGGCAATTATTGACAACGGCAAGATCGTCGGCGAAGACACGCCCAACGCCCTCAAGCAGCAGATTGCCGGAGACATTATCTCGCTCGGCCTGAATATCCAGAACGGCGCCAGCGCGCAGGTGAAAGAGAAGTTGAGCGCCCAATCGTTCCTGCGCGAACTTCAGGAAACCGAAGTCGGCCTGCAACTCTACGTGGAGCGCGGCGAAGAGGTGCTGCCCGAAGTCCTGCGCCTGCTCGACCACAACGGTACGTCCATCCGCACGGTGACGCTGGCGCGTCCGACGCTGGAAGATGTCTTCCTGCGCCTGACCGGGCGCTCGCTGCGTGAAGAGCGAACCGCTTAA
- a CDS encoding ABC transporter permease, with protein sequence MTKLIRDTWLIFGSALRVMLRNPAWVFFGLFQPICYMLLFAPLLKNLVGVPGFPSGGAYNVFTPGLMMMMAIFGTGFAGFTVIGQLREGTIERLRVTPVSRLSLMLGMILVSLLNLLVQTALLIILGVILGFRPDAGGLALLVALILIGGLMMASCSYAVGLLVKDEGALAAAVNLVALPLLLLSGIMLPLSFAPDILQKIAKGNPFAYAVDASRALVDGSLTNVAVIQGFIIFGVLAVLGVYWVTRSIRKAAM encoded by the coding sequence ATGACAAAACTCATCCGCGATACCTGGCTGATCTTTGGCTCTGCGCTGCGCGTCATGCTGCGCAACCCGGCCTGGGTCTTTTTCGGCCTGTTTCAGCCCATCTGTTATATGCTCTTGTTCGCCCCGCTGCTCAAAAATCTGGTTGGCGTGCCGGGCTTTCCCAGCGGCGGCGCGTACAACGTCTTCACGCCTGGGCTGATGATGATGATGGCGATCTTCGGCACCGGCTTTGCTGGCTTCACCGTCATTGGGCAACTGCGCGAAGGCACCATCGAGCGCCTGCGCGTCACGCCGGTCAGCCGACTGTCGTTGATGCTCGGCATGATATTGGTTAGCCTGCTGAACCTGCTGGTCCAGACCGCCTTGCTGATCATCCTTGGGGTGATTCTAGGCTTCCGGCCCGACGCGGGCGGGCTGGCGCTGCTGGTTGCCCTGATATTGATCGGCGGCTTGATGATGGCCTCTTGCTCCTACGCGGTAGGCTTGCTGGTGAAAGACGAAGGGGCGCTGGCCGCCGCCGTCAATCTGGTCGCGCTGCCGCTCTTGCTGCTCTCCGGCATCATGCTGCCGCTCTCCTTTGCGCCCGACATTTTGCAGAAGATTGCCAAAGGCAACCCTTTCGCCTACGCGGTTGACGCCTCGCGGGCGCTGGTTGATGGCAGCCTGACCAACGTAGCCGTGATACAAGGCTTCATCATCTTTGGCGTGCTGGCGGTGCTGGGTGTGTATTGGGTCACGCGCTCCATTCGCAAAGCCGCCATGTGA
- a CDS encoding L,D-transpeptidase yields the protein MKPPVFSLKNAPLSAAWRTSQRRLGVLGASLLLLLSACVSSQPTAPTVISPKTVQAKATSQALLNQYEVSIFQAQGYGLDLTPYQQQLKKDRKNFQRAQTEKAYKNLAATLQAQVSTLQHIAIVTKTRYHLQQLQLLINQTDSNNDYEYINADDAYLQEQARFEKAVTIDDYQKIDTQAQVLVTNLTALLANLNDQTPHDQPHAADLQLIQTYRLTGKVIIVSLTEQTLRMYENGLLAGWMYVVTGQRAAQTPPGLWHVMSRQTHIVFKSSEPPGSPLWYPPTPINYAMAYHTGGYYLHDATWRSYFGPGANLPHHDYTSGKYSLNGTHGCINMTLRNTITLYDWARVGIPVIVY from the coding sequence ATGAAGCCCCCCGTCTTCTCTCTAAAAAATGCCCCGCTCTCGGCAGCCTGGCGAACCTCCCAACGGCGCCTGGGCGTCCTTGGAGCCAGCCTGCTTCTGCTCCTGAGCGCCTGCGTCAGCAGCCAGCCGACAGCGCCAACCGTGATCAGCCCCAAGACGGTGCAGGCCAAGGCAACCAGCCAGGCGCTGCTGAACCAGTATGAGGTATCAATTTTCCAGGCCCAGGGATATGGCCTGGATCTGACCCCCTATCAGCAGCAGCTCAAGAAAGATCGCAAGAACTTCCAGCGCGCCCAAACCGAAAAGGCGTATAAAAACCTCGCGGCGACGCTTCAGGCGCAGGTGAGCACCTTGCAGCACATCGCTATAGTCACGAAGACCAGATACCACCTGCAACAACTACAGCTTTTGATAAACCAGACGGACAGTAACAACGACTACGAATATATCAACGCCGACGACGCCTATTTGCAAGAGCAGGCGCGCTTCGAGAAGGCGGTCACGATAGATGACTATCAGAAGATTGATACGCAGGCGCAGGTTCTGGTTACGAACCTGACCGCCCTGCTGGCGAACCTGAACGATCAGACACCACACGATCAGCCACACGCGGCGGACCTGCAACTGATTCAGACGTATCGGTTGACGGGCAAAGTCATCATCGTTTCGCTGACCGAACAGACTCTGCGCATGTACGAGAACGGCCTGCTAGCCGGATGGATGTATGTTGTGACCGGCCAGCGCGCCGCCCAAACGCCGCCCGGGTTGTGGCATGTCATGTCGAGGCAGACCCATATCGTCTTCAAGTCTTCCGAGCCGCCAGGCTCGCCGCTCTGGTATCCACCGACGCCCATCAACTACGCGATGGCCTATCATACCGGCGGCTACTACCTGCATGACGCAACGTGGCGCTCATACTTTGGGCCGGGCGCGAACCTGCCGCATCACGATTACACCTCTGGCAAATATTCCCTGAATGGCACGCATGGCTGCATCAACATGACCCTGAGAAACACCATCACCCTCTATGATTGGGCCAGAGTCGGCATCCCTGTGATCGTCTACTAA
- a CDS encoding YceI family protein produces the protein MTIPGKTEAGTGTLWQADPFHTQVEFTAKHLGMMTVRGHFAEVSVTGHIDPDHPETLAIEATIQTASIHTNHPKRDDDLRASNFLDTENYPTITFKSTRVDSLGEDRYALTGDLTIKGNTRPVTLNGVVYGAINDPRMGHRIGYSAEGQINRKDFGMTFNMMFDGKWIVADEVQILIEGEIVEQKPSA, from the coding sequence ATGACTATCCCCGGTAAGACAGAAGCCGGAACTGGTACCCTCTGGCAAGCTGACCCGTTCCACACGCAGGTTGAGTTCACTGCCAAGCATCTGGGCATGATGACGGTGCGCGGCCACTTTGCCGAGGTCAGCGTGACCGGCCACATTGACCCCGACCACCCCGAAACGTTAGCGATTGAAGCCACTATCCAGACGGCAAGTATCCACACCAACCACCCCAAACGGGATGACGATCTGCGGGCGTCTAATTTTCTGGACACCGAGAACTACCCAACGATTACCTTCAAGAGCACCAGGGTTGATTCACTTGGAGAGGATCGCTATGCCCTGACCGGCGACCTGACCATCAAGGGCAACACCCGGCCAGTCACCCTCAACGGGGTGGTCTATGGGGCAATCAATGACCCCAGGATGGGCCATCGCATCGGCTACAGCGCCGAGGGCCAGATCAACCGCAAGGACTTCGGCATGACGTTCAACATGATGTTTGATGGCAAATGGATCGTCGCCGACGAAGTGCAAATCTTGATCGAGGGTGAGATCGTCGAGCAAAAGCCATCGGCTTGA
- a CDS encoding helix-turn-helix domain-containing protein, with the protein MTSSDYAPPTEQAAICATQPLGRALRLLGDVWTLMIIHTLLGGTRRFGELLETLGNVSPKTLSHRLKMLEELGFVQRHAFLEIPPRVEYCLTEKGLALVDIMEAIKQFGERYLSDAPPAPLAASSALPTFD; encoded by the coding sequence ATGACTTCCTCAGATTACGCGCCGCCAACAGAGCAAGCAGCCATCTGCGCGACCCAGCCCCTGGGCCGCGCCCTGCGTTTGCTTGGCGACGTGTGGACCCTCATGATCATCCACACGCTGCTGGGGGGGACCAGGCGCTTTGGCGAACTGCTGGAGACGCTCGGCAATGTCAGCCCCAAAACGCTCTCGCATCGGCTCAAGATGCTGGAAGAGCTTGGCTTTGTGCAGCGTCACGCCTTCCTTGAGATTCCCCCAAGGGTCGAGTACTGCCTGACCGAGAAAGGGTTGGCGCTGGTTGACATCATGGAGGCGATCAAGCAGTTTGGCGAACGCTACCTTTCCGACGCGCCGCCTGCCCCGCTCGCTGCTTCTTCTGCCCTCCCAACCTTCGATTGA
- a CDS encoding ferric reductase-like transmembrane domain-containing protein has product MKHGCARAPLLLGILLGCILTLGIALRPSTALASANPSTAPVIAYQARLDGQILDDTALGTDSSGAYLIHHLLITALLHPIGAGPALALRLDLSEAILPDAGIVQGPDVFPGGGTVNAAGLLRGSARVTDPGGTISVYVADVRGLYLADGSSHLDLEGAGVGQAQGGTASLFVTIAPHLGSAISGQVSGSLNLPQAALDLLNDSGPLAGPTLWYLVRASGLASLGLLCVTVLIGLALRVRLWQPTLERWRVYDLHLTCSILTAVSLALHLLAVFVDRVVPFSLADMLIPLHASYQPLWIAAGMFGLYLLLIVWGSSLIRSRISYSFWRRLHPLALAALGLVMLHALFAGTDGLALWLRAALALIAFAVIWLFILWMRLKAAAPKKPRHPISSQS; this is encoded by the coding sequence ATGAAACATGGCTGTGCCAGAGCGCCGCTGCTCCTCGGCATCCTTCTCGGCTGTATCCTGACGCTGGGGATCGCGCTGCGCCCATCAACCGCGCTGGCGAGCGCCAACCCATCAACGGCGCCGGTGATCGCCTATCAGGCGCGGCTTGATGGGCAAATCCTCGACGATACAGCCCTGGGAACGGACAGTTCTGGCGCTTATCTCATTCACCATCTGCTGATAACGGCTTTGCTGCATCCCATCGGCGCTGGCCCGGCGCTGGCGCTGCGCCTCGATCTTTCGGAGGCGATTCTGCCCGACGCGGGCATTGTGCAGGGGCCGGATGTCTTCCCAGGCGGCGGTACCGTGAACGCTGCGGGGCTGCTGCGGGGCAGCGCCAGAGTCACGGACCCCGGCGGCACGATCAGCGTCTACGTGGCCGACGTGCGCGGCCTCTATCTGGCAGATGGCAGCAGCCATCTCGACCTGGAGGGGGCAGGCGTCGGCCAGGCGCAGGGCGGCACAGCGTCGTTATTCGTCACTATCGCGCCCCACCTGGGCAGCGCGATCAGCGGGCAGGTCTCCGGCTCGCTGAATCTGCCGCAGGCTGCGCTGGACCTGCTCAACGACAGCGGCCCGCTGGCCGGACCGACCCTCTGGTATCTGGTGCGCGCCTCCGGGCTGGCCTCGCTGGGGCTGCTCTGCGTCACGGTCCTGATCGGCCTGGCGCTGCGCGTGCGCCTCTGGCAGCCGACTCTGGAACGCTGGCGCGTCTACGACCTGCACCTCACCTGCTCCATCCTCACCGCCGTGTCGCTGGCGCTGCATCTGCTCGCCGTCTTCGTTGATCGCGTCGTGCCTTTCAGCCTGGCAGATATGCTCATCCCGCTGCACGCCAGCTATCAGCCGCTCTGGATCGCGGCGGGCATGTTCGGCTTGTATCTGCTGCTGATCGTCTGGGGCAGTTCGCTCATCCGCAGCCGCATCAGCTACAGCTTCTGGCGCAGGCTGCACCCGCTGGCGCTGGCCGCGCTGGGGCTGGTCATGCTCCACGCGCTTTTTGCCGGAACCGACGGCCTCGCGCTCTGGCTGCGCGCCGCGCTTGCCCTCATCGCCTTCGCCGTCATCTGGTTGTTCATCCTCTGGATGCGCCTCAAAGCCGCCGCGCCAAAGAAACCGCGCCACCCTATCTCCAGCCAGAGCTAG
- a CDS encoding helix-turn-helix transcriptional regulator, translated as MKTFKRLRQEAMLTQGGLAAACGVSKQAVWEWEHAYARPNPENLKKLVVILGKEVSEILDALEATAEQYKERAAA; from the coding sequence ATGAAAACATTCAAGCGTCTGAGACAAGAAGCCATGCTAACGCAGGGTGGGCTTGCTGCTGCCTGTGGCGTGAGCAAGCAGGCTGTATGGGAATGGGAACATGCGTATGCCCGCCCTAACCCGGAAAACCTGAAGAAGCTGGTTGTTATTCTGGGAAAGGAGGTTTCAGAAATATTAGATGCGCTTGAGGCGACCGCAGAGCAATATAAAGAACGCGCCGCCGCCTAG